Proteins from one Trichoplusia ni isolate ovarian cell line Hi5 chromosome 9, tn1, whole genome shotgun sequence genomic window:
- the LOC113497667 gene encoding trypsin CFT-1-like, with product MKIVHSQLWKTETRTMRGVALLAFCLAAVAAVPSTSRLSDKSLSTIDQYPSSASILSTWDDIALVYVCAGVIINNRSILTAGHCMYYRPPSQYRVRIGSSYTNSGGQVLPALQLIIHPDFNDANLHSDLSIVRTPVFTYSHNIRPAPIAGYNLADDLNVWATSWRQIEGDRQISEEQVVTISNDLCRTRFDGIDAEVTSDVVCTRWPNQEFNGYCSGFGSGIYQSGILVAVHTNCFGSRPAINIRVANYTSWIQSNA from the exons ATGAAGATTGTC CACTCTCAATTGTGGAAGACTGAAACTCGAACGATGCGTGGCGTTGCTCTGTTGGCTTTCTGCTTGGCGGCTGTGGCAG CCGTGCCTAGCACTTCAAGACTGAGTGATAAAAGTTTATCCACTATCGACCAGTATCCCTCCAGCGCCTCCATCCTCAGCACTTGGGATGACATCGCCTTGGTTTATGTCTGCGCCGGTGTCATCATCAACAACAGGTCTATCCTGACAGCTGGCCATTGCATGTA CTACCGTCCTCCTTCTCAATACCGCGTCCGAATTGGATCGTCTTACACCAACTCAGGTGGCCAGGTTCTACCCGCCTTACAATTGATCATACACCCTGACTTCAACGACGCTAATTTACATTCTGACCTGTCTATTGTCCGCACGCCAGTATTTACCTACAGCCACAACATTCGGCCCGCACCTATTGCTGGGTACAACCTTGCTGACGACCTGAACGTTTGGGCTACGAGCTGGCGCCAAATT GAGGGAGATCGCCAAATCAGTGAGGAGCAGGTCGTGACTATTAGCAACGACCTCTGCAGAACTCGCTTTGACGGTATCGACGCTGAAGTCACCTCTGACGTAGTCTGCACCAGATGGCCTAATCAAGAGTTCAATGGCTATTGCAGTGGGTTCGGCTCTGGCATATACCAGTCTGGCATCCTCGTCGCCGTCCACACAAACTGCTTCGGTTCACGCCCCGCTATCAACATTCGCGTGGCCAACTACACATCTTGGATTCAGTCGAATGCctga